In the genome of Gloeotrichia echinulata CP02, one region contains:
- a CDS encoding YggT family protein, with product MTGVNLTALILGPVLGVMTFFFIFRIILTWYPQVDLNRLPFNLIAWPTEPFLVPMRKLVQPIGGVDITPIIWVGIFSLLREILLGQQGLLTMLSRVN from the coding sequence ATGACTGGTGTTAACCTGACTGCTTTGATTCTCGGTCCGGTGTTGGGAGTGATGACATTTTTCTTTATTTTCCGCATCATTCTCACTTGGTATCCACAAGTTGATCTGAATCGTTTGCCCTTTAATCTCATAGCTTGGCCAACTGAACCTTTTTTAGTACCGATGCGAAAGCTGGTACAACCTATCGGCGGGGTGGACATCACTCCCATAATTTGGGTTGGTATTTTCAGTCTGCTACGAGAAATTCTACTAGGTCAGCAAGGGTTGCTCACCATGTTGTCGCGTGTCAATTAG
- a CDS encoding Ycf66 family protein, producing MINFGLNSASILAQVNLGTNSASILGIFLAVAGAALYFLRTVRPELSRDQDIFFAAVGLLCGFILIFQGWRLDPILQFGQLLLVGTTVFFAVESIRLRSIATQQAKRNTPIVDEDRPVSNKYSYERRYKAEVDAELEPLPYEEEERPPRARIRGSRDERSPRDDYYEDQPPRRSERRSSTERQEPTDKTPRRSSGRGATRPTQRDDDDWGSAPREVDDWESSSGEVKKPTRRGNSSPQRPESRDEDVTPKPRRRRPPSDSTPRREREDDDAIPTDYVDYKPIAKPDDDADNSTNFGNY from the coding sequence ATGATAAATTTTGGGCTGAATTCAGCCAGTATTCTGGCTCAGGTAAATTTGGGGACGAACTCAGCCAGTATTCTAGGAATTTTCCTGGCTGTGGCTGGAGCAGCACTGTATTTTTTGAGGACTGTGCGTCCAGAATTGTCACGAGATCAAGATATATTTTTTGCGGCGGTAGGCTTACTTTGTGGTTTTATTTTGATCTTCCAAGGTTGGCGGTTAGACCCAATTTTACAATTTGGTCAGCTGCTTTTAGTCGGCACTACTGTATTTTTTGCAGTTGAAAGTATTCGGCTGCGAAGTATAGCTACCCAACAAGCCAAGCGCAATACGCCGATTGTAGACGAAGACCGACCAGTGAGTAATAAATATTCCTATGAACGGAGGTATAAAGCCGAGGTAGATGCAGAATTAGAACCTTTGCCTTATGAAGAGGAAGAACGCCCCCCCCGTGCGCGAATTCGGGGTAGTAGGGATGAGCGATCGCCTCGTGATGACTACTATGAAGATCAACCCCCGCGTCGTTCTGAACGCCGCAGCAGCACTGAAAGACAAGAACCAACGGATAAAACGCCCCGACGTAGTTCAGGACGGGGAGCAACTCGTCCAACTCAAAGAGACGATGATGATTGGGGTTCGGCCCCTAGGGAAGTTGATGATTGGGAAAGTTCTTCTGGAGAAGTCAAAAAACCTACCCGTCGTGGTAACAGTAGCCCTCAGCGTCCAGAAAGTCGTGATGAAGATGTTACCCCCAAACCCAGAAGGCGTCGTCCGCCTAGTGACTCAACTCCTCGCCGAGAACGGGAGGATGATGACGCGATCCCCACTGATTATGTAGATTACAAACCGATTGCAAAGCCCGATGACGATGCAGATAATTCGACCAATTTTGGAAATTATTAA
- a CDS encoding photosystem II reaction center X protein translates to MTPALANFLWSLVWGAAIVVIPATVGLIFISQKDKIQRS, encoded by the coding sequence ATGACACCTGCTTTAGCAAATTTTCTTTGGAGTCTGGTTTGGGGTGCAGCGATTGTCGTGATCCCAGCAACAGTGGGGCTGATTTTCATTAGCCAAAAAGATAAAATCCAGCGTTCATAA